One window of Papaver somniferum cultivar HN1 chromosome 9, ASM357369v1, whole genome shotgun sequence genomic DNA carries:
- the LOC113310265 gene encoding methylesterase 17-like, producing MTKMASTLHFVLVHGVGGGSWCWYKIRCLMENSGYKVSCIDLKSGGIDSSDPNKVLTFEDYNQPLIDFLSTIPDHDKIILVGHSAGGLSLTHAILKFGKKIHLAIFIAATMLRLGFWTEQDVKDGVPDLSEFGDVEDVTFGNGPNEPPTSIVIKKEFQRKLAYHMSPLEDSTLASMLLKPGPIRALQGAQFKETGNDNDIDKVTRVYIKTLNDRIVKPEQQDAMIKKWAPADVYVLESDHSPMFSTPFLLFGMLIKAVASTQIKLDLLDQRPLSEH from the exons atgacTAAAATGGCCTCAACACTGCACTTCGTTTTGGTTCATGGAGTAGGAGGAGGAAGCTGGTGCTGGTATAAAATCAGGTGTTTAATGGAGAATTCAGGTTACAAAGTTTCATGTATTGATCTTAAAAGTGGTGGTATTGATTCTTCTGATCCCAACAAAGTTCTTACGTTTGAGGATTACAATCAACCTCTCATTGATTTCCTCTCCACCATACCTGATCATGACAAG ATAATTCTGGTTGGACATAGTGCGGGAGGATTGAGTTTGACTCATGCAATTCTAAAGTTCGGGAAGAAAATTCATCTGGCGATTTTCATTGCAGCTACCATGTTGCGGTTAGGGTTCTGGACAGAGCAAGATGTTAAAGAT GGTGTACCAGATTTATCTGAATTTGGCGACGTCGAGGACGTAACTTTCGGTAATGGACCTAACGAGCCACCAACCAGCATAGTTATCAAGAAGGAATTCCAAAGAAAGCTCGCGTACCACATGAGTCCTCTGGAG GATTCAACTCTTGCGTCAATGCTGTTAAAACCAGGACCAATTAGAGCACTACAAGGAGCACAGTTCAAAGAAACGGGCAATGATAATGATATTGACAAAGTCACTCGTGTGTACATCAAGACACTGAATGATCGAATTGTAAAGCCGGAACAACAGGATGCAATGATTAAGAAGTGGGCACCAGCTGATGTTTATGTTCTGGAGAGTGATCATAGCCCAATGTTTTCGACTCCTTTCCTTCTCTTTGGCATGCTAATCAAAGCCGTTGCTTCTACGCAAATTAAATTGGATTTACTTGATCAGAGACCTCTATCAGAACACTAG